From the Montipora capricornis isolate CH-2021 chromosome 2, ASM3666992v2, whole genome shotgun sequence genome, one window contains:
- the LOC138036378 gene encoding putative nuclease HARBI1 — protein MMEEMLLLYKMLDESIEKELLSDDEGDIHLIGAIIQFTRRDLIRNVSFFEVVVPCYSLDEFRGHFRMTRNTFESLSQELAATGSIPHGNRFGRKAIPLQKQVLIFVWFISNLEAMRSVSDRFDVTLSSLERILKRVTEAIVALRREYIKWPRDDEMEVIRQNFELQALLGFPRIIGVMDGTHIRIKPPVKQPEAYVKRKKFHYFSTQLVCDDNMVFRDVLVGWPGSVHDSRILRNSSLSATAAKKFPGDSHFLGDGGYPLKRFAFHTNCKMPK, from the exons ATGATGGAGGAAATGCTGCTGTTGTACAAAATGCTTGATGAATCTATCGAAAAAGAATTACTAAGTGACGATGAGGGCGACATTCATTTGATCGGAGCAATTATACAATTCACGAGGAGGGATCTTATcagaaatgtttctttttttgaggtTGTAGTGCCCTGTTACTCACTAGATGAATTTAGAGGGCACTTTCGGATGACGAGAAACACTTTTGAGTCGCTCAGCCAAGAACTTGCCGCAACAGGGTCGATTCCCCATGGAAATCGCTTTGGAAGAAAGGCTATTCCGCTCCAAAAACAGGTTTTGATATTCGTGTGGTTCATCTCAAACCTGGAAGCAATGAGATCTGTTTCTGACAGGTTCGATGTAACGCTCAGTAGCTTGGAGAGAATCCTAAAAAGAGTAACAGAAGCTATTGTTGCTTTAAGACGGGAATACATCAAGTGGCCGAGAG ACGATGAGATGGAAGTCATCAGGCAGAATTTCGAACTACAGGCACTTCTAGGATTTCCAAGAATTATAGGTGTCATGGATGGCACACACATCCGAATCAAACCTCCTGTAAAGCAGCCTGAAGCCTACGTGAAAAGGAAGAAGTTTCACTACTTCAGTACGCAG TTGGTCTGTGATGATAACATGGTTTTCCGAGATGTCCTAGTAGGCTGGCCGGGATCTGTGCATGATTCCCGCATTTTGAGGAACTCCTCTCTCTCAGCAACAGCTGCTAAAAAATTTCCAGGAGACTCCCACTTTCTTGGTGATGGGGGATACCCTTTAAAAAGGTTTGCTTTTCACACCAACTGTAAGATGCCCAAGTAA